In Armatimonadota bacterium, one DNA window encodes the following:
- a CDS encoding DUF3352 domain-containing protein: MSTQTIARSNSEPSSLQNRRAGKGLLGAVIGAGLVAVLGFAAYKTFLSRAGEAATLYIPSDAGVVVTVDLTPSDRQLETFDKIQKAIHDNGLDLKLDGMLKRFMDKDPLGAELRPFFRRNYAIAIWPDKDAEAATVSLFAVEDPASVQAVLGKHVKPDGDGIFALKSPANTYAAVMEDYLVAGNSKQAIQRVQAVHADKGSSVASLPAFLEARQALPKDANVMVFVSPKEISKMASNAEMFAAPMSSIKGADWMAYGVTIEPDGIAVDYQCPFDPKAMGGLSALANSAPFDLKVLDALPDGAYGLMGVSQTSGYWELAAESAKSQGKDLAKTFEEGVKSFEKTSGLSVRDDIVPGLKGDQVIAVYPGKTGEGADLDLVLVATTANGATPAALAARLRALAERESQKSNKPMTFSSSQVGDVTIWEIDPKSRDEMVRGLNSGFGFPPAMSSGAAVGSDMPAGPDSGPPMIQSRPFPSDSSGMEGMADAKGKDPAKSYADKSILIGEFADKVVVCTSRAIMMQMVAGKFEHGSLGQSESFLKMRDRIIEGSQSVFMVDTKRIIDAVRPLVKETMSGGPVKADDVLSLFGSGTSGMVGSGIYDGKVCKGRFFMPLDWVSLCNLVGQGMKGLDKEMEEPHFNPEPATR, translated from the coding sequence ATGTCGACGCAAACCATCGCAAGATCGAATTCCGAGCCTTCCAGCCTGCAAAACCGGCGCGCCGGTAAGGGGCTGCTGGGCGCCGTCATCGGTGCGGGGCTGGTCGCGGTGCTTGGCTTCGCGGCCTACAAGACCTTCTTGAGCCGAGCCGGAGAGGCCGCCACGCTCTACATCCCTTCGGACGCCGGAGTGGTGGTCACGGTCGACCTGACCCCCAGCGATCGCCAGCTAGAGACCTTCGACAAGATACAGAAAGCGATCCACGACAACGGTCTGGACCTCAAGCTGGACGGAATGCTCAAGCGGTTCATGGACAAGGACCCCTTGGGCGCGGAGCTCAGGCCGTTCTTTCGGCGCAACTACGCCATCGCGATTTGGCCCGACAAAGATGCTGAGGCCGCGACCGTTTCGCTGTTTGCCGTCGAAGACCCGGCTTCGGTTCAGGCCGTGCTGGGAAAGCACGTCAAGCCCGACGGCGACGGGATCTTTGCCCTCAAGAGCCCTGCCAACACCTATGCCGCCGTGATGGAGGACTACCTGGTTGCCGGCAACTCAAAGCAGGCGATTCAGAGAGTCCAAGCGGTCCACGCCGACAAGGGCTCCTCCGTAGCGTCGCTGCCGGCATTTTTGGAAGCCCGTCAGGCGCTCCCGAAAGACGCAAACGTGATGGTCTTCGTCTCGCCGAAAGAGATCTCCAAGATGGCCAGCAATGCCGAGATGTTCGCGGCGCCGATGAGCTCGATCAAAGGCGCGGATTGGATGGCCTACGGGGTGACGATCGAGCCCGACGGAATCGCGGTGGACTACCAGTGCCCCTTTGACCCCAAGGCGATGGGCGGCCTCTCGGCCCTGGCAAACTCCGCTCCATTCGACCTGAAGGTGCTGGACGCCTTGCCTGATGGCGCCTACGGGTTGATGGGCGTTTCGCAGACCAGCGGCTATTGGGAACTCGCTGCCGAATCCGCGAAGTCGCAGGGCAAAGACCTCGCAAAGACCTTCGAAGAAGGCGTGAAATCCTTCGAGAAGACAAGCGGATTGAGCGTCCGAGACGATATTGTTCCGGGACTCAAAGGCGATCAGGTCATCGCCGTGTACCCTGGCAAAACCGGCGAAGGCGCCGATCTGGACCTGGTGCTGGTCGCCACAACCGCCAACGGCGCGACCCCTGCGGCCCTTGCTGCCAGGTTGCGCGCTCTTGCCGAGCGAGAAAGCCAAAAGAGCAACAAGCCGATGACGTTCAGCTCGAGCCAGGTCGGCGACGTGACGATTTGGGAAATCGACCCCAAGAGCCGTGACGAGATGGTGCGGGGCCTTAATAGCGGGTTCGGGTTTCCGCCTGCGATGAGTTCGGGCGCCGCGGTAGGTTCCGATATGCCGGCCGGTCCGGATTCTGGGCCACCGATGATTCAGTCCCGTCCTTTCCCCTCGGATAGCTCAGGGATGGAGGGCATGGCGGACGCCAAAGGCAAAGACCCCGCGAAGAGTTATGCCGACAAGTCCATCTTGATTGGCGAGTTTGCCGATAAGGTGGTGGTTTGCACGTCGAGGGCAATCATGATGCAGATGGTTGCCGGCAAGTTCGAACACGGGAGCCTGGGGCAATCGGAGTCGTTTCTAAAAATGCGCGACCGCATCATCGAGGGCTCGCAGTCGGTGTTCATGGTGGACACCAAGCGGATCATCGATGCGGTCCGGCCGCTGGTGAAGGAGACCATGTCGGGCGGCCCCGTAAAGGCCGACGACGTCCTGAGCCTGTTTGGCTCGGGCACCTCCGGGATGGTCGGAAGCGGCATCTACGACGGCAAGGTCTGTAAGGGGCGCTTCTTTATGCCGCTCGATTGGGTGAGCCTGTGCAATCTGGTGGGGCAGGGGATGAAGGGCTTGGACAAAGAGATGGAGGAGCCTCACTTCAACCCCGAGCCGGCCACGAGGTAG
- the rpmA gene encoding 50S ribosomal protein L27, producing the protein MAHKKGQGSTRNGRDSTSQRLGVKKYGGEIVKPGSIIVRQRGTQFHPGVNVGIGNDHTIYSVIDGHVKFEGPKAKRRISVYPAEA; encoded by the coding sequence ATGGCACACAAAAAGGGACAAGGTTCAACTCGAAACGGCCGCGACTCCACGTCGCAGCGCCTCGGCGTCAAGAAGTACGGCGGCGAGATCGTCAAGCCCGGCAGCATCATCGTCCGGCAGCGCGGAACGCAGTTTCATCCCGGCGTGAACGTGGGGATTGGCAACGACCACACGATTTACTCGGTCATCGATGGCCACGTGAAGTTCGAAGGGCCGAAGGCTAAACGCCGAATCAGCGTATATCCGGCCGAAGCGTAA
- a CDS encoding sensor domain-containing diguanylate cyclase has product MPEERIEWGLRDALAAAGVPTVAANPRGSCSGFPFVLTLADGSEVVLDLAEPWLLDRGDPESLGIAFLDSDGKAVKLWGLAKRVRFLGLSRNGRAAEWAQLLRASAEGEPSSALIDRYRLHTVPLRSESCQGTLVLITNATEEKQAKDRGELLLRESATFRRLGRILTTNSPAKDLCVAALHELGSTWELGAVLLWTLDSEQEGLRLTASSGVNRQGTALIERLSLKASPTCLAELAAQSLTSGHFVGVQESLMAQDLEAKFCYLKPGGVSVFPLVAGGQLLGVLELIGREGDRLFEGAQSFFQTVAEHLALALYGANLFESFERLASHDPLTGISNHRSLQDFLRSRLSEAERSSQELGVIMIDVDFFRSFNEEEGHDTGDSVLKRVAETIRDTVRPYDLAARYGGEEFAAVLCNAGRDTTLMIAERIRKRVSNISIQSKTGRARRVTVSLGCAVFPGSGHDGAGLLRSADEALFEAKRKGRDRVVFRETQAGGDEEGNWDESAFWRFLSKRQRKTAADRLSGLERQLIALSRTLGLSRTQWQVLRAATVVWDAFTDAREDSARLRAFEAAEELRLVLPTLFGALERFDGEGPGKQRGDSIPLLGRVLAVLLALYSEGGASLYADEGRFDPEIVALVSDLELAA; this is encoded by the coding sequence TTGCCGGAAGAACGCATTGAATGGGGGCTCCGCGACGCTCTTGCCGCCGCCGGAGTTCCGACTGTTGCCGCGAATCCCAGGGGCTCATGCTCCGGCTTTCCGTTCGTCTTGACCTTGGCCGATGGCTCCGAGGTGGTCCTCGATCTGGCTGAGCCCTGGCTGCTGGATCGAGGCGACCCTGAGTCGCTCGGAATCGCCTTTCTGGACTCCGACGGCAAGGCCGTTAAGCTCTGGGGCCTTGCCAAGAGGGTTCGCTTCCTAGGCCTCTCCAGAAACGGCCGAGCGGCAGAATGGGCACAGCTCCTGCGGGCCAGCGCGGAGGGTGAACCGAGTTCAGCCCTAATCGATCGCTATAGGCTGCACACAGTCCCGCTCCGCTCCGAAAGCTGCCAAGGCACGCTTGTACTGATCACCAACGCCACTGAGGAAAAGCAGGCAAAGGACCGCGGCGAACTGCTCTTGCGCGAGTCGGCCACTTTTCGGCGGCTCGGCCGAATCCTCACCACCAATTCGCCCGCAAAGGACCTCTGCGTGGCGGCGCTGCACGAGCTCGGATCCACTTGGGAACTTGGCGCGGTGCTCCTCTGGACCCTGGACTCCGAGCAGGAGGGGCTCAGGCTCACCGCGAGCAGCGGCGTGAATCGGCAAGGAACGGCGCTCATCGAGCGGCTCAGCCTGAAGGCATCCCCCACCTGCTTGGCAGAGCTTGCCGCCCAGAGCTTGACGTCGGGCCACTTCGTGGGGGTGCAGGAGAGCCTGATGGCCCAGGACCTCGAAGCCAAGTTCTGCTATCTCAAGCCCGGCGGGGTGAGCGTGTTCCCGCTCGTGGCCGGCGGGCAGCTCTTGGGGGTGCTGGAACTCATCGGGAGGGAAGGCGATCGGCTGTTTGAGGGGGCGCAGTCCTTCTTCCAGACCGTTGCTGAGCATCTGGCGCTCGCGCTCTACGGGGCGAACCTCTTTGAGAGCTTTGAAAGGCTCGCCAGCCACGACCCGCTCACGGGAATCTCCAACCATCGGTCGCTGCAAGACTTTTTAAGGTCGCGGCTCTCCGAGGCCGAGCGCTCCAGTCAGGAACTTGGAGTGATCATGATCGACGTGGACTTCTTCCGAAGCTTCAACGAGGAAGAGGGCCACGACACCGGGGACTCCGTCCTGAAACGGGTTGCCGAGACCATCCGCGACACGGTCCGGCCCTACGACCTGGCGGCGCGGTACGGCGGCGAGGAGTTCGCTGCGGTGCTCTGCAATGCGGGAAGGGATACGACGCTCATGATCGCCGAACGCATCCGAAAGCGCGTGTCGAACATCTCCATTCAGTCGAAGACCGGCCGCGCGCGAAGGGTCACCGTGAGCCTGGGGTGTGCCGTGTTTCCCGGGTCGGGCCACGACGGCGCAGGGCTTCTGCGGTCGGCCGATGAGGCGCTTTTCGAGGCCAAGCGAAAGGGGCGCGACCGGGTTGTTTTTAGAGAGACCCAGGCAGGCGGCGATGAAGAAGGGAATTGGGACGAGTCGGCCTTCTGGCGGTTCCTGAGCAAGCGGCAGCGCAAGACCGCTGCAGACCGGCTTTCGGGCCTGGAGCGACAGCTCATCGCGCTGAGCCGGACGTTGGGCCTGTCGCGAACCCAGTGGCAGGTGCTGAGGGCGGCCACCGTCGTCTGGGATGCATTCACCGACGCGAGAGAAGACAGCGCTCGGCTCAGGGCCTTTGAGGCTGCGGAGGAACTCCGGCTGGTGCTGCCCACGCTTTTTGGCGCGTTGGAACGCTTTGACGGCGAAGGCCCGGGGAAACAAAGGGGCGACTCGATCCCGCTGCTCGGGAGGGTGCTCGCAGTGCTGCTGGCCCTCTACAGCGAGGGCGGAGCAAGCCTCTATGCCGACGAGGGCAGGTTTGACCCCGAAATCGTCGCCCTGGTCTCCGATCTCGAACTTGCGGCTTGA
- the eno gene encoding phosphopyruvate hydratase: protein MRDLYVAFLFVGSPELRDGDKSRYLGKGVLQAVQNVNDVLASELIDLDATDQQSIDNLLLAMDGTDNKAKLGANALLGVSLAVAKAAAATCGLPLFRYVGGVTANTLPVPLMNILNGGKHADSNVDFQEFMVAPVGASNFSEALRKGAEVFHSLKKVLHGKGLATGYGDEGGFAPNLESQDQAFDLIVEAIQKAGYTPGGDIWLALDPASTEFFDGKHYVYKTGAERQRTPSQQVAYLAQLVEKYPILSIEDGLAEEDWAGWKEATETLGDRVQLVGDDLFVTNVQRLKRGIEAGVANSILIKVNQIGTLTETLNAIDMANRAGYTSVMSHRSGETEDVTIADLAVATNCGQIKTGAPNRTDRVAKYNQLLRIEEALGAQARYGGLSAFGKVGAKAQLVRSGA, encoded by the coding sequence TTGCGGGACTTATATGTCGCATTCTTATTTGTGGGATCCCCGGAGCTTCGCGACGGCGACAAGTCCCGCTATTTGGGAAAGGGCGTGCTCCAGGCCGTCCAGAACGTCAACGACGTGCTCGCGAGCGAGCTTATCGATCTGGATGCCACCGACCAGCAGTCGATCGACAATCTGCTGTTGGCGATGGACGGCACCGACAACAAGGCCAAGCTGGGGGCCAATGCTCTGCTCGGAGTGTCGCTCGCCGTCGCCAAAGCAGCGGCCGCCACCTGCGGATTGCCGCTCTTCCGGTATGTGGGCGGCGTGACCGCGAACACGCTTCCCGTGCCGCTGATGAACATCCTAAACGGCGGCAAGCACGCCGATTCCAACGTCGACTTTCAGGAGTTCATGGTTGCACCCGTCGGCGCCTCAAACTTCTCTGAGGCGCTGAGGAAGGGCGCTGAGGTGTTTCACTCCCTCAAGAAGGTACTCCACGGCAAGGGGCTTGCGACCGGCTATGGCGATGAAGGCGGCTTCGCGCCGAACCTTGAGAGCCAGGATCAGGCGTTCGACCTCATCGTCGAGGCGATCCAAAAGGCCGGATACACACCGGGTGGCGACATTTGGCTCGCGCTCGACCCCGCCTCGACCGAGTTCTTCGACGGCAAGCACTACGTCTACAAGACTGGCGCCGAGCGGCAGCGCACGCCCTCCCAGCAGGTGGCCTACTTGGCTCAGCTCGTCGAGAAGTATCCGATTCTCTCGATCGAGGACGGCCTCGCCGAGGAGGATTGGGCCGGGTGGAAGGAAGCCACGGAGACGCTTGGCGACCGCGTGCAGCTTGTCGGAGACGACCTTTTTGTGACCAACGTCCAGCGTCTGAAGCGGGGCATCGAGGCCGGGGTGGCGAACTCGATCCTCATCAAGGTCAACCAGATTGGGACGCTGACGGAAACGCTCAACGCCATCGATATGGCGAACCGCGCCGGCTACACGTCGGTGATGAGCCACCGCTCGGGCGAGACCGAGGACGTGACGATCGCCGATCTTGCGGTGGCCACCAACTGCGGCCAGATCAAGACCGGCGCGCCGAACCGAACCGACCGCGTAGCCAAGTACAACCAGCTCCTTCGAATTGAAGAGGCGCTGGGGGCTCAGGCACGCTACGGCGGGCTCTCGGCTTTTGGAAAGGTGGGTGCAAAGGCTCAGTTGGTTCGATCGGGGGCGTAG
- the rplU gene encoding 50S ribosomal protein L21 encodes MYAIVKTGGKQYRAEKGGKMIVEKLDGEVGAKVDLTDVLMVADGAKVSVGSPYVKGAKVKAEIVRQGKGPKINAFNYKAKKNERKRWGHRQPETVLTVTEIIPGS; translated from the coding sequence ATGTATGCGATCGTAAAGACCGGTGGCAAGCAGTACCGCGCCGAAAAGGGCGGCAAGATGATCGTGGAGAAGCTCGATGGCGAAGTGGGCGCCAAGGTCGACCTGACCGACGTGCTGATGGTCGCCGACGGCGCGAAAGTCTCCGTGGGCTCGCCCTATGTGAAGGGCGCAAAGGTCAAGGCGGAGATCGTTCGCCAGGGCAAGGGTCCCAAGATCAACGCTTTCAACTACAAGGCGAAGAAGAACGAGCGCAAGCGATGGGGACACCGCCAGCCGGAAACCGTGCTGACGGTCACGGAGATCATCCCAGGGAGCTAA